The Syngnathus typhle isolate RoL2023-S1 ecotype Sweden linkage group LG1, RoL_Styp_1.0, whole genome shotgun sequence genome includes a window with the following:
- the oxa1l gene encoding mitochondrial inner membrane protein OXA1L isoform X2 — protein sequence MLRRRRHEKLLLCVAVRYNSSQTQILSEGDPVVAANSTSVLQQAVPEQVPIGPVSVATGDNAALLLTQATADGAEVLRAADPEARLIDLGLAGHTPVGVIQNLLEFAHMDVGLPWWAAIVIGTVVARLAVFPVIVKGQREAAKLNNVMPEMSRLNTRMTEAKNSGNKFEFAKAYTDLTLFQKKHDVNPLRGFLVPLVQAPIFISFFMALRQMAYLPVPSMQTGGALWFPDLTMADPFYVLPLAVTGTMFFILELGAESGVDNPNLRAMKTVFRIMPFVILPLTINFPTAVFTYWLTSNCFSLAQVALLRHPLVRDKLSIPEKIKHPASALPQNDGFIASMKKGWKNAQLAQQLEERERRIKNHLDLAAKGPLRQTFTHNPLQQIPAAKDTKSPTKTRPWKDTMG from the exons ATGCTGCGCAGGCGGCGCCATGAGAAGCTGCTGCTCTGTGTGGCCGTGAGATACAACAGCTCCCAG ACTCAGATACTGAGTGAGGGCGACCCTGTGGTGGCGGCCAACAGCACCAGCGTCCTCCAGCAAGCGGTCCCCGAACAG GTTCCAATTGGGCCTGTTTCCGTGGCAACGGGAGACAATGCCGCCCTGTTGCTGACGCAGGCGACGGCCGATGGAGCGGAGGTCCTGCGAGCTGCCGATCCGGAAGCCCGTCTGATCGACCTGGGCTTGGCTGGCCACACCCCGGTGGGTGTCATCCAGAACCTGCTGGAGTTCGCGCACATGGATGTGGGGCTGCCCTGGTGGGCGGCCATCGTTATTG GGACGGTGGTGGCTCGCCTGGCCGTTTTTCCCGTCATCGTGAAGGGCCAGCGGGAGGCGGCCAAACTCAACAATGTCATGCCCGAGATGAGCCGACTTAACACCAGGATGACGGAGGCCAAAAACAGCGGGAACAAGTTTGAAT TCGCCAAAGCGTACACCGACCTCACCTTGTTCCAGAAGAAGCATGACGTCAACCCCCTCCGCGGCTTCTTGGTTCCTCTGGTGCAG GCTCCCATCTTCATCTCATTTTTCATGGCGCTAAGGCAGATGGCGTACTTGCCAGTGCCGAGCATGCAGACAGGAGGCGCGCTGTGGTTTCCGGATTTAACGATGGCCGATCCCTTCTATGTCCTGCCTCTGGCTGTCACGGGAACCATGTTCTTCATTCTGGAG CTGGGCGCCGAGTCGGGGGTGGACAACCCCAACCTGCGTGCCATGAAGACCGTATTCCGGATCATGCCCTTCGTCATCCTCCCGCTCACCATCAACTTCCCCACG GCCGTGTTCACCTACTGGCTCACCTCCAACTGCTTCTCCTTGGCTCAAGTGGCGTTGCTCAGACACCCGCTGGTCCGAGACAAGCTGTCCATCCCCGAGAAGATCAAGCACCCGGCCTCGGCGCTGCCTCAAAATGACGGCTTCATCGCCAGCATGAAGAAAG GATGGAAGAACGCGCAGCTGGCTCAGCAGCtggaagagcgagagagacgcATCAAAAATCATCTGGACCTTGCTGCGAAAG
- the oxa1l gene encoding mitochondrial inner membrane protein OXA1L isoform X1 translates to MAAMRNGLTPACLVGRFVLTQTARPNAGRQTWSGIWKHRWLQRSHVHTAFDSNSWSAGTTSMLRRRRHEKLLLCVAVRYNSSQTQILSEGDPVVAANSTSVLQQAVPEQVPIGPVSVATGDNAALLLTQATADGAEVLRAADPEARLIDLGLAGHTPVGVIQNLLEFAHMDVGLPWWAAIVIGTVVARLAVFPVIVKGQREAAKLNNVMPEMSRLNTRMTEAKNSGNKFEFAKAYTDLTLFQKKHDVNPLRGFLVPLVQAPIFISFFMALRQMAYLPVPSMQTGGALWFPDLTMADPFYVLPLAVTGTMFFILELGAESGVDNPNLRAMKTVFRIMPFVILPLTINFPTAVFTYWLTSNCFSLAQVALLRHPLVRDKLSIPEKIKHPASALPQNDGFIASMKKGWKNAQLAQQLEERERRIKNHLDLAAKGPLRQTFTHNPLQQIPAAKDTKSPTKTRPWKDTMG, encoded by the exons ATGGCAGCCATGAGGAATGGCCTGACTCCGGCTTGTCTCGTGGGACGTTTTGTCCTCACACAAACTGCGAGACCTAACGCGGGCAGGCAAACGTGGTCGGGCATTTGGAAGCAC CGCTGGCTCCAGAGGTCTCATGTGCACACGGCATTTGACTCAAACAGTTGGTCCGCCGGCACCACATCTATGCTGCGCAGGCGGCGCCATGAGAAGCTGCTGCTCTGTGTGGCCGTGAGATACAACAGCTCCCAG ACTCAGATACTGAGTGAGGGCGACCCTGTGGTGGCGGCCAACAGCACCAGCGTCCTCCAGCAAGCGGTCCCCGAACAG GTTCCAATTGGGCCTGTTTCCGTGGCAACGGGAGACAATGCCGCCCTGTTGCTGACGCAGGCGACGGCCGATGGAGCGGAGGTCCTGCGAGCTGCCGATCCGGAAGCCCGTCTGATCGACCTGGGCTTGGCTGGCCACACCCCGGTGGGTGTCATCCAGAACCTGCTGGAGTTCGCGCACATGGATGTGGGGCTGCCCTGGTGGGCGGCCATCGTTATTG GGACGGTGGTGGCTCGCCTGGCCGTTTTTCCCGTCATCGTGAAGGGCCAGCGGGAGGCGGCCAAACTCAACAATGTCATGCCCGAGATGAGCCGACTTAACACCAGGATGACGGAGGCCAAAAACAGCGGGAACAAGTTTGAAT TCGCCAAAGCGTACACCGACCTCACCTTGTTCCAGAAGAAGCATGACGTCAACCCCCTCCGCGGCTTCTTGGTTCCTCTGGTGCAG GCTCCCATCTTCATCTCATTTTTCATGGCGCTAAGGCAGATGGCGTACTTGCCAGTGCCGAGCATGCAGACAGGAGGCGCGCTGTGGTTTCCGGATTTAACGATGGCCGATCCCTTCTATGTCCTGCCTCTGGCTGTCACGGGAACCATGTTCTTCATTCTGGAG CTGGGCGCCGAGTCGGGGGTGGACAACCCCAACCTGCGTGCCATGAAGACCGTATTCCGGATCATGCCCTTCGTCATCCTCCCGCTCACCATCAACTTCCCCACG GCCGTGTTCACCTACTGGCTCACCTCCAACTGCTTCTCCTTGGCTCAAGTGGCGTTGCTCAGACACCCGCTGGTCCGAGACAAGCTGTCCATCCCCGAGAAGATCAAGCACCCGGCCTCGGCGCTGCCTCAAAATGACGGCTTCATCGCCAGCATGAAGAAAG GATGGAAGAACGCGCAGCTGGCTCAGCAGCtggaagagcgagagagacgcATCAAAAATCATCTGGACCTTGCTGCGAAAG
- the snapc2 gene encoding snRNA-activating protein complex subunit 2 has protein sequence MKPPPRTRKPVRNLNPDPKPCRTKQACAWSRKEQRRLLDALKKQSSSRDGGTLENIDYSLLKKDVPSRSDCEIRSVVERLQNKVISGAILQLKTRTLAEKKAMVPIQMWTRLAQAVSGSFNGPLCKAFAQMWTVASTEPHTLRNSQLPQLDAAMSNDRTVCPSAAVGPTPAKVLVKSPAAASAGQTASPAVPVEQPSLSSPTTSEDFAVDFERIYNYLSGLHKSEDECELTAMESAVVLDLVMSLPEELSLLPCQSLHRHLIQAHQNLSEAKDSEKARQVLTELQKQRGGSDPEPQQNAAEGETLGSGEPHWTGLCPPLNPFMIPMELLKRR, from the exons ATGAAACCGCCGCCTCGCACGCGCAAACCGGTTCGCAACCTGAACCCGGACCCCAAGCCTTGCCGAACCAAGCAAGCCTGCGCGTGGTCCAGAAAGGAGCAGCGAAGGCTGCTGGACGCCCTGAAGAAGCAGAGCTCCTCCCGCGACGGAGGCACGCTGGAGAACATCGACTATAGTCTGCTCAAGAAAGATGTCCCTTCTCGCTCCGATTGCGAG ATCCGGTCTGTGGTGGAACGCCTCCAGAACAAGGTGATCTCTGGCGCCATCCTGCAGCTGAAGACCAGAACGCTGGCAGAGAAGAAGGCGATGGTGCCCATCCAGATGTGGACTCGTCTGGCCCAGGCAGTGTCTGGGAGCTTCAACGGACCACTTTGCAAGGCTTTCGCTCAG ATGTGGACCGTGGCATCCACGGAGCCTCACACTCTCAGGAACAGCCAACTGCCGCAGCTTGATGCAGCGATGAGCAACGACAGAACCGTCTGTCCGAGTGCCGCTGTCGGACCCACGCCGGCCAAAG TGCTGGTAAAAAGTCCAGCTGCTGCCAGTGCGGGTCAGACGGCCTCCCCTGCAGTCCCAGTTGAGCAGCCGAGTCTTTCGAGTCCAACCACCTCTGAGGACTTCGCGGTGGACTTTGAGAGGATTTACAATTACCTGAGTGGCCTTCACAAGTCAGAGGACGAGTGTGAGCTCACGGCCATGG AGAGCGCCGTGGTCTTGGACTTGGTGATGTCTCTCCCAGAAGAATTGAGTCTCCTCCCCTGCCAAAGTTTGCACAGACATCTCATCCAG GCCCACCAGAACTTGTCCGAAGCAAAGGACTCCGAGAAGGCGCGACAAGTTCTGACGGAGCTTCAGAAGCAGCGGGGAGGAAGCGATCCAGAGCCTCAACAAAACGCCGCCGAAGGGGAAACATTGGGGAGTGGCGAACCACATTGGACGGGACTCTGTCCCCCTCTCAACCCATTCATGATTCCAATGGAACTGCTGAAGAGAAGATAG